In one window of Sinorhizobium chiapasense DNA:
- a CDS encoding AraC family transcriptional regulator, with protein sequence MGPQVTVLRSGSVSVAHVRSDRVIKKESVAIPNSDSFSTIVQLRPFKDHRLWRNGRLVHDGSHSQGALSITHLVDDWRCEHRSAFDNIRFTIDRKALRDFLLDNGKADIPRLKCEPGQVDPVVYHLGQALLPALADPQNADKLYVDHVLLAFQAHLVSRYGGVDLAPARQHGLSRHQLAGATAYLAEHASRKISMTEVASICDLSTSHFIRAFKKSTGRTPHRWLTEHRIRKAQDLLLSDTPIAEIAVGCGFTDQSHLTHVFSSICGASPAAWRRMQRK encoded by the coding sequence ATGGGACCGCAAGTGACCGTTCTTCGATCAGGCTCCGTATCGGTTGCTCATGTCCGCAGCGATCGTGTCATCAAGAAGGAGAGCGTCGCAATCCCGAATTCGGACTCGTTCAGCACCATCGTTCAACTGCGCCCGTTCAAGGACCACCGTTTGTGGCGAAACGGAAGACTGGTCCACGACGGAAGCCATTCGCAGGGGGCGCTGTCGATCACGCATCTTGTCGACGACTGGCGTTGCGAGCATCGCTCGGCGTTTGACAACATCCGCTTTACGATCGATCGCAAAGCGTTGCGCGACTTTCTGCTCGATAACGGAAAGGCCGACATCCCCCGCCTGAAGTGCGAGCCCGGCCAGGTCGACCCGGTGGTGTATCATCTCGGGCAAGCGCTTTTGCCTGCCCTTGCAGATCCGCAGAACGCCGACAAGCTGTATGTAGACCACGTGCTGCTCGCTTTTCAAGCTCATCTTGTAAGTCGCTACGGCGGCGTTGATCTTGCGCCGGCGCGGCAACATGGCCTTTCCAGGCATCAACTGGCAGGCGCGACGGCATACCTTGCGGAACACGCGTCGCGCAAAATATCAATGACGGAGGTCGCGTCGATATGCGACCTGTCCACCAGCCACTTCATTCGGGCATTCAAGAAATCGACGGGACGCACGCCTCACCGCTGGCTGACTGAGCACCGAATCCGGAAGGCCCAGGATCTGCTGTTGAGTGACACGCCCATTGCAGAGATCGCGGTCGGCTGTGGGTTTACGGATCAAAGCCATCTGACGCATGTATTTTCGTCCATTTGCGGCGCGTCACCGGCCGCCTGGCGGCGGATGCAGCGCAAATGA
- a CDS encoding MFS transporter, whose translation MTDTTAPSSGFAPLRQKVFATLWIATVIGNTGSFIRDVASAWLVTDLSPAPAAVATIQAAATLPIFLLAIPAGVLSDILDRRKFLIVIQLMLACVSICLLLLSATGLQSVSSLIALTFAGGIGAALIAPTWQAIVPELVERKDVKSAVALNSLGINIARSIGPAAGGLLLAWFGAAVTYGVDVISYLFVIAALLWWKRPPDIEDALSERFAGAFRAGLRYARASQELHVVLLRAAVFFAFSSAVWALLPLVARNLLGGDAGYYGILLGAVGAGAIGGAIAMPTLRARFDADKLILGAAIVAAAVMTGLSFAPPQWLAPVVLLALGAAWITALTTLNGAAQSILPNWVRGRSLAVYLTVFNGAMTAGSLIWGVVAEAAGVPLTLLIGAAGLFAVGLLFHPLKLPRGEADLVASNHWPEPLTAEPVENDRGPVMILIEYRVARADRDGFLDAIHRLSQERRRDGAYSWGVTEDAADPERIVEWFMVESWAEHLRQHRRVSKADADVQQEVRRFQQGPDAPVVRHFLAVNRPRSSRRS comes from the coding sequence ATGACAGACACGACGGCCCCTTCCAGCGGCTTCGCACCGCTTCGCCAGAAGGTCTTTGCAACGCTCTGGATTGCGACCGTTATTGGCAACACCGGCAGCTTCATCCGTGATGTCGCGAGCGCGTGGCTGGTGACCGACCTTTCACCCGCGCCCGCCGCCGTCGCCACGATCCAGGCGGCCGCCACGCTTCCGATCTTCCTCCTGGCGATCCCGGCGGGCGTCCTGTCGGACATCCTCGACCGGCGAAAATTTCTGATCGTCATCCAGCTGATGCTTGCCTGCGTCAGCATCTGCCTGTTGCTTCTCTCCGCAACCGGGCTCCAGTCGGTAAGCTCCCTGATCGCCCTTACCTTCGCAGGCGGTATCGGGGCTGCGCTCATCGCGCCGACCTGGCAGGCGATCGTGCCCGAACTGGTCGAGAGGAAGGACGTCAAGAGCGCCGTCGCCCTGAATTCACTTGGCATCAACATCGCGCGGTCGATCGGGCCGGCGGCGGGCGGCCTGCTGCTCGCGTGGTTCGGCGCAGCCGTGACCTACGGCGTCGACGTCATCAGCTATCTTTTCGTCATCGCCGCGCTTCTCTGGTGGAAACGGCCGCCGGATATCGAGGACGCACTTTCGGAAAGATTCGCGGGCGCTTTCCGGGCCGGCTTACGCTACGCCAGGGCCAGCCAGGAGCTGCACGTCGTCTTGCTGCGGGCCGCGGTCTTTTTCGCCTTCTCGAGCGCCGTGTGGGCGCTGCTGCCGCTGGTTGCCCGCAACCTCCTCGGTGGCGACGCAGGTTATTACGGCATTCTCCTCGGCGCCGTCGGCGCCGGTGCAATCGGTGGTGCCATTGCGATGCCGACTTTGCGCGCCCGCTTCGATGCCGACAAGCTAATCCTCGGTGCCGCAATCGTTGCGGCTGCAGTCATGACGGGCCTCTCGTTCGCGCCCCCGCAATGGCTGGCGCCCGTGGTGCTTCTCGCCCTCGGTGCCGCGTGGATTACCGCGCTTACGACACTCAACGGCGCCGCGCAATCGATCCTGCCGAACTGGGTGCGCGGCCGTTCTCTGGCAGTCTACCTGACCGTGTTCAACGGAGCGATGACCGCCGGCAGCCTTATTTGGGGTGTTGTCGCCGAGGCGGCTGGTGTTCCGCTCACCTTGTTGATCGGCGCCGCCGGCCTGTTCGCCGTCGGCCTTCTGTTCCATCCGCTCAAGCTGCCGAGAGGCGAGGCCGATCTGGTCGCATCCAACCATTGGCCGGAGCCGCTTACGGCCGAGCCCGTCGAGAATGACCGAGGCCCGGTCATGATCCTCATCGAATATCGGGTGGCAAGAGCCGACAGAGACGGATTTCTCGATGCCATCCATCGCCTGTCTCAGGAGCGGCGGCGAGATGGCGCCTATAGCTGGGGTGTGACGGAAGATGCGGCTGATCCCGAACGGATCGTCGAATGGTTCATGGTCGAGTCCTGGGCCGAACACCTCAGGCAGCATCGGCGCGTATCAAAGGCGGACGCCGATGTGCAGCAGGAAGTTCGCCGCTTCCAGCAAGGACCGGACGCGCCGGTCGTGCGCCACTTCCTCGCGGTCAACCGGCCACGCTCCAGTCGTCGCAGCTAA
- a CDS encoding gluconokinase, whose translation MAEQIRGIVVMGVAGCGKSSVGAAITALYQGRLIEGDAFHPAANIAKMSAGVPLTDEDRHGWLCRLSEEVAAVIAAGERPVLTCSALRKSYRDLLRQGEPGLAFVFLDLARDLAFERVATRPGHFMPASLIESQYRTLEPPHQEQLTLAVDASLPLEAIVEQAVHWLQETNTTNAA comes from the coding sequence ATGGCCGAGCAAATACGCGGTATCGTCGTCATGGGTGTTGCGGGCTGCGGAAAGAGCAGCGTCGGCGCCGCCATCACCGCTCTGTACCAGGGCCGTTTGATCGAGGGCGATGCTTTTCATCCGGCTGCCAACATTGCCAAGATGAGTGCAGGTGTCCCCCTTACGGACGAAGATCGGCACGGTTGGCTCTGCCGCCTCAGCGAAGAAGTCGCCGCGGTCATTGCTGCCGGAGAGCGGCCGGTTCTCACCTGCTCAGCGCTCAGGAAAAGCTATCGTGACCTGCTCCGGCAGGGGGAGCCAGGGCTAGCATTCGTCTTTCTCGATCTGGCACGAGATCTCGCCTTCGAACGCGTTGCCACGCGTCCGGGGCACTTCATGCCGGCAAGCCTGATCGAAAGCCAATACCGGACGCTCGAGCCTCCACATCAGGAGCAGCTGACGCTTGCCGTGGACGCAAGTCTGCCGCTGGAGGCGATAGTGGAGCAGGCCGTTCATTGGTTGCAGGAAACCAATACAACGAATGCTGCCTGA
- the gntR gene encoding HTH-type transcriptional regulator GntR: protein MRKEASRTTGRPTLAEVARLAGVSQITASRALRDVPTVDPVLVSKVREASKALGYVPNPAARTLASARSQSVVVLVPALSNQLFIETLEAIHSVLRPRGYDVLIGNFHYSRHEEEELIRNYLAIQPCGILLTGFDRTDASLRMLEANRIPCVHMMELTKAEDVFSVGFSQESAGAMVARHLLARGKRRLAYVAAQLDARVVRRGEGFRRALAEAGVNALGLAVPDPSSVGLGGELFDRLLRQHPDVDGIFFCNDDLAHGAIFEAQRQGISVPGRIAFVGFNDLPMSAHIVPRLTSVRTPREDVGRHAAHLMLALLAGAEVRDRTIDLGFELVVRESS from the coding sequence ATGCGTAAAGAGGCCTCCCGCACCACCGGCCGCCCTACCCTCGCCGAAGTCGCACGGCTGGCCGGCGTCTCGCAGATCACCGCATCGCGCGCACTGCGCGACGTCCCGACAGTCGATCCGGTGCTGGTGTCGAAGGTGCGTGAAGCCTCGAAGGCGCTAGGCTATGTGCCGAACCCGGCGGCACGCACGCTCGCATCGGCGCGCAGCCAATCGGTCGTCGTGCTTGTCCCCGCACTCTCGAACCAGCTGTTCATCGAGACGCTCGAAGCCATTCACAGTGTCCTTCGCCCACGCGGCTATGATGTCCTTATCGGGAACTTCCACTATTCCCGGCACGAGGAAGAGGAGCTCATTCGCAACTATCTTGCCATCCAGCCTTGCGGCATCCTGCTCACCGGCTTCGACCGCACCGATGCATCGCTTCGCATGCTCGAAGCAAACAGGATTCCCTGCGTTCACATGATGGAACTCACGAAAGCCGAGGACGTCTTTTCGGTTGGTTTCTCACAGGAAAGCGCCGGAGCCATGGTCGCGCGGCATCTTCTGGCGAGAGGAAAGCGCCGGCTCGCCTATGTCGCGGCCCAGCTCGACGCCCGCGTCGTACGACGCGGCGAAGGCTTCCGGCGTGCACTCGCCGAAGCGGGCGTGAATGCACTGGGGCTGGCGGTGCCCGACCCCTCGTCCGTCGGGCTCGGCGGTGAACTCTTCGACAGGTTGCTGCGCCAACATCCGGATGTCGATGGCATTTTCTTTTGCAACGACGACCTGGCACATGGTGCAATTTTCGAGGCCCAACGGCAGGGCATATCTGTCCCAGGCCGCATCGCTTTCGTCGGCTTCAACGACCTGCCGATGTCGGCCCACATCGTTCCAAGGCTGACCTCGGTCCGGACTCCTCGAGAAGATGTCGGCAGACACGCGGCACATTTGATGCTGGCGTTGCTTGCGGGCGCAGAGGTGCGCGACCGGACGATCGACCTCGGGTTCGAACTCGTCGTTCGCGAGAGCAGTTGA
- a CDS encoding amidohydrolase has protein sequence MPTRRGFLGAASALALPGLFSPARAANPVSNSGDKPMSADLILHHGLVTTLDRTNPNATAVAVKDGKFLAVGGDSEIVALAGPGTKVIDLKGRRVLPGLIDNHTHVVRGGLNFNMELRWDGVRSLADAMDMLKRQVAITPPPQWVRVVGGFTEHQFEEKRLPTLEEINAVAPDTPVFLLHLYDRALLNAAALRAVGYTKETPNPPGGEIARDANGNPTGMLIARPNAGILYATLAKGPKLPFEYQVNSTRHFMRELNRLGVTGVIDAGGGFQNYPDDYAVIQKLADDGQMTVRLAYNLFTQKPKQEKEDFLNWTKSVKYKQGDDYFRHNGAGEMLVFSAADFEDFREPRPDMPPEMEGELEAVVRILAENRWPWRLHATYDETISRALDVFEKVNQDVPLEGLNWFFDHAETISERSIDRIAALGGGIAVQHRMAYQGEYFVERYGLGAAEATPPVARMLEKGVKTSAGTDATRVASYNPWVSLSWMTTGRTVGGMRIYPQHNCLDRETALRMWTENVTWFSNEEGKKGRIEKGQFADLIVPDKDFFACAEDEISFLTSELTMVGGKVVYAAGTFADHDESEVPPAMPDWSPVRTYAGYAAWGEPEGAGKRSLRRTAIATCGCANSCGVHGHDHAGAWTSKLPVADLKGFWGALGCSCWAV, from the coding sequence ATGCCGACCCGCCGCGGCTTTCTGGGGGCGGCATCGGCCCTGGCGCTCCCGGGCCTGTTTTCACCGGCGCGCGCCGCCAATCCCGTTTCGAATTCTGGAGACAAGCCAATGAGCGCCGATCTGATCCTCCATCATGGCCTGGTGACCACGCTCGACCGGACGAACCCGAACGCAACCGCCGTCGCCGTCAAGGACGGCAAGTTTCTCGCCGTCGGCGGCGATAGCGAGATCGTGGCGCTCGCCGGGCCTGGCACGAAGGTTATCGACCTCAAGGGCCGGCGCGTGTTGCCGGGGCTCATCGACAACCACACCCACGTCGTGCGCGGCGGCCTGAACTTCAATATGGAACTGCGCTGGGACGGCGTCCGCTCGCTTGCCGATGCGATGGATATGCTGAAGCGGCAGGTGGCGATCACGCCGCCGCCGCAATGGGTGCGCGTTGTCGGCGGCTTCACCGAGCACCAGTTCGAGGAGAAGCGCCTGCCGACGCTCGAAGAGATCAACGCGGTCGCCCCCGACACGCCGGTCTTCCTCTTGCACCTTTACGATCGCGCGCTCCTGAACGCCGCAGCGCTGCGTGCCGTCGGCTACACGAAGGAAACACCGAACCCGCCGGGTGGCGAGATTGCCCGTGACGCCAACGGCAATCCGACGGGCATGCTCATTGCCAGGCCGAACGCCGGCATTCTCTATGCGACGCTCGCCAAGGGCCCGAAATTGCCCTTCGAGTACCAGGTCAACTCCACGCGCCATTTCATGCGCGAGCTGAACCGGCTCGGCGTCACCGGCGTCATCGATGCTGGCGGCGGCTTCCAGAACTATCCGGACGACTATGCGGTGATCCAGAAGCTTGCCGACGATGGCCAGATGACCGTTCGGCTTGCCTACAATCTCTTCACCCAGAAGCCGAAGCAGGAGAAGGAAGACTTCCTCAACTGGACGAAGTCGGTCAAATACAAGCAGGGCGACGACTATTTCCGCCACAACGGCGCCGGCGAGATGCTGGTGTTCTCCGCCGCCGACTTCGAGGACTTCCGCGAGCCTCGGCCCGATATGCCGCCGGAGATGGAGGGGGAACTCGAGGCGGTTGTTCGCATCCTCGCCGAAAACCGCTGGCCGTGGCGTCTGCATGCGACCTATGACGAGACCATCTCGCGCGCCCTCGATGTCTTCGAAAAGGTCAATCAGGATGTCCCGCTCGAAGGCCTCAACTGGTTCTTCGACCATGCCGAGACGATCTCCGAGCGCTCGATCGACCGCATCGCCGCTCTCGGCGGCGGTATCGCCGTCCAGCACCGCATGGCCTATCAGGGCGAATATTTCGTCGAGCGCTACGGCCTGGGCGCGGCGGAAGCCACGCCGCCGGTTGCCCGCATGCTGGAAAAGGGCGTCAAGACGTCGGCTGGCACCGACGCCACGCGCGTCGCCTCCTACAATCCCTGGGTCTCGCTGTCTTGGATGACCACCGGCCGCACGGTCGGCGGCATGCGGATCTATCCGCAGCACAATTGCCTCGACCGCGAAACGGCGCTCAGGATGTGGACCGAAAACGTTACGTGGTTCTCCAACGAGGAGGGCAAGAAGGGAAGGATCGAGAAGGGCCAGTTCGCCGACCTGATCGTCCCCGACAAGGACTTCTTCGCCTGCGCAGAGGACGAGATTTCGTTCCTGACCTCCGAGTTGACAATGGTCGGTGGCAAAGTCGTCTATGCGGCGGGAACCTTTGCCGACCATGATGAGAGCGAAGTGCCGCCGGCCATGCCGGACTGGTCTCCGGTCAGGACCTACGCAGGCTACGCCGCCTGGGGCGAACCGGAGGGCGCCGGTAAGCGCTCGCTGCGCCGGACGGCGATCGCGACCTGCGGCTGCGCCAACAGCTGCGGCGTCCATGGCCATGATCATGCCGGCGCCTGGACGTCGAAGCTGCCGGTCGCCGATCTCAAGGGCTTCTGGGGAGCGCTCGGCTGCTCCTGCTGGGCCGTCTGA
- a CDS encoding XapX domain-containing protein has protein sequence MKMYLLSLGAGLLVGVIYSLLNVRSPAPPVIALVGLLGILIGEQAVPVVKRLMSGHPVNVSWFNSRCVPHVFGELPTGVNHDGVADQPPTREIG, from the coding sequence ATGAAAATGTACCTGCTGTCGCTCGGGGCCGGGTTGCTCGTGGGCGTCATCTACAGCCTGCTTAACGTTCGCTCGCCGGCTCCGCCGGTTATCGCGCTGGTGGGGCTTTTGGGCATCCTCATCGGCGAACAGGCGGTGCCGGTGGTCAAGCGCCTGATGTCGGGCCATCCCGTGAACGTTTCCTGGTTCAACAGCCGCTGTGTCCCGCACGTTTTCGGCGAACTGCCGACTGGCGTCAATCACGACGGTGTGGCCGATCAGCCGCCGACGCGGGAGATCGGTTGA
- a CDS encoding DoxX family protein, whose protein sequence is MTSASTLENRLAARARPLFAAPALRWVALLALCSAYIQGPLTKVFDFGGAIAEMNHFGLHPAPFFAVAVIVFELAASAMVLSGFFRWLAALALAAFTLAATFVALRFWELAPGQERLMASNAFFEHLGLVGAFVIVAWQDLHERRSHQP, encoded by the coding sequence ATGACCTCGGCTTCCACGCTCGAAAATCGGCTCGCGGCCCGTGCGAGGCCGCTCTTCGCCGCGCCAGCCTTGCGGTGGGTGGCGCTGCTTGCCCTGTGTTCCGCCTATATCCAGGGGCCGCTGACGAAAGTCTTCGACTTCGGCGGGGCGATTGCCGAGATGAACCATTTCGGCCTGCATCCCGCACCCTTCTTCGCCGTAGCAGTGATCGTCTTCGAACTCGCCGCCTCGGCAATGGTTCTGAGCGGCTTCTTCCGCTGGCTCGCGGCACTTGCGCTCGCCGCCTTCACGCTGGCGGCGACTTTTGTCGCCCTGCGCTTCTGGGAACTCGCGCCGGGGCAGGAACGTCTCATGGCGAGCAATGCGTTCTTCGAGCACCTGGGCCTCGTCGGCGCGTTCGTCATCGTGGCATGGCAGGACCTGCATGAGCGGAGGTCCCATCAGCCATGA
- a CDS encoding ATP-binding protein, translated as MLLDREGPLEALLSAARSAAAGRGGTVLLEGEAGIGKTSVLREFAEHADKGCRVLWGWCEALFTPCPLGPLQDMRESLDPRVATLLDQAAPPERLFPALLNVLQHAGDAIVLVFEDVHWADNATLDLVKYLGRRISLLPAVLVLSLRSDEIGADHPLTHVLGDLPSASVTRIALEPLSLEAVTVLAEQAGRCGADLYRVTEGNPFFITELLASGETEPGRVPDSIRDAVWARLSRLTAGERDVLEVISIVPGSVERWLIRALLGAEAEALVDQCVARGLLQRDNQDALMFRHELARQATLDRLPPSLQRSLHAKVEAAISQLPAAHAFALLSRRVHHAAGADDGARVLELAPQAAAHAARLGAHREAASHLATALKYVAQATPELAAELYEDWAYEAGLALLVYEPVIEAHHRAIEIWRELGRTDKIGPNLCRLSRLHWRRGEGKPAEDYADQAVREMEKLSPGSELAMAYSTRSQFHMLHYRFDEAIDWGLRAIALADQLGEVETRVHALNNVGTALLFADRPGGRERLEESLALALEHGFHDHAVRAYTNFAECAVASKDFALAERLLAEGTALATKHDLDSAAQYLLGRQAQLRLEQGRFREAETIAQGVMNLERLAMVMHLPALTVLGRVRVRLGEAGGLDLLQQALQEGLATGELQRIVPVRMALAEAAWLAEDQSASHEQLTALAAMDLDNFRPWDLGELAVWWQRCGMAVPLPTSTARIPLWRSSELGGNPLAAAKEWERLGLPYEAALALMQVRGAEAGPALARAVTIFESLEARPAALLARKRAQQLGVAAQLPKTRRGPYGAARRHPLGLTRHEQQVLALMAEGMSNKEAARRLSRSPRTVEHQVSSVLGKFHAANRMEVLLRLRGEPWLLSASDVP; from the coding sequence ATGCTGCTCGATCGAGAGGGTCCACTCGAGGCTTTGCTGAGTGCGGCACGGAGCGCTGCGGCCGGACGCGGCGGTACCGTGCTGCTCGAAGGCGAGGCGGGTATTGGCAAGACCTCTGTCCTGCGCGAGTTCGCGGAGCATGCGGACAAGGGCTGCCGGGTGCTGTGGGGATGGTGCGAGGCGCTTTTTACGCCGTGCCCGCTCGGACCCTTGCAGGACATGCGGGAGTCGCTTGACCCCCGCGTGGCAACACTGCTCGATCAGGCGGCTCCGCCCGAGCGACTATTTCCGGCGCTCTTGAATGTGCTCCAGCACGCCGGTGATGCGATCGTACTCGTCTTCGAGGATGTGCACTGGGCCGACAACGCCACGCTCGACCTCGTGAAATACCTCGGTCGCCGCATCTCCTTGCTGCCCGCCGTGCTCGTGCTCAGTCTGCGCAGCGATGAAATCGGCGCCGATCATCCGCTGACGCATGTACTAGGCGACCTGCCGTCCGCGTCGGTCACGCGTATAGCGTTGGAACCGCTGTCTCTCGAAGCCGTGACGGTATTGGCTGAACAGGCGGGTCGCTGCGGCGCTGATCTTTATCGCGTTACGGAGGGCAATCCCTTTTTCATCACCGAACTTCTGGCAAGCGGCGAAACCGAGCCGGGGCGCGTGCCGGATTCCATACGCGATGCGGTCTGGGCGCGCCTCTCGCGGCTGACGGCGGGTGAGCGGGACGTGCTTGAGGTGATCAGCATCGTGCCGGGCAGCGTAGAGAGGTGGCTGATCCGGGCTCTGCTGGGTGCCGAGGCCGAAGCGCTGGTGGACCAATGCGTGGCGCGCGGATTGTTGCAGCGAGACAATCAAGACGCTCTTATGTTCCGACATGAACTTGCCCGGCAGGCGACGCTCGATCGGCTGCCACCGAGCCTTCAGAGATCGCTCCATGCAAAAGTGGAGGCGGCGATATCGCAACTCCCAGCGGCACATGCGTTTGCCCTGCTTTCACGCCGAGTCCACCACGCCGCCGGAGCCGACGACGGGGCACGCGTCCTCGAACTTGCGCCCCAGGCCGCCGCCCATGCCGCGCGTCTCGGTGCCCATCGGGAGGCCGCGTCGCATTTGGCAACGGCCCTGAAGTACGTTGCGCAAGCCACACCGGAGCTGGCCGCCGAGCTTTACGAGGATTGGGCCTACGAGGCGGGACTGGCGCTGCTTGTCTACGAGCCGGTAATCGAGGCGCATCATCGCGCTATCGAGATCTGGCGCGAACTGGGGCGGACCGACAAGATCGGTCCCAACCTGTGCCGGCTGTCGCGGCTGCACTGGCGCCGCGGCGAGGGCAAGCCAGCCGAGGATTACGCAGACCAGGCGGTGCGCGAAATGGAAAAGCTGTCGCCCGGGTCGGAATTGGCAATGGCTTACAGCACGCGCTCTCAATTCCATATGCTGCACTATCGCTTCGATGAAGCGATCGACTGGGGCTTGCGTGCGATCGCTCTCGCCGATCAACTTGGCGAGGTCGAAACGCGCGTCCACGCTTTGAACAATGTCGGCACCGCGCTACTTTTCGCCGACCGTCCGGGCGGTCGCGAGCGGCTGGAGGAAAGCTTGGCGCTGGCGCTTGAGCACGGATTTCACGACCATGCCGTGCGGGCCTACACCAATTTTGCGGAGTGCGCCGTTGCCTCCAAGGATTTTGCCCTGGCCGAACGCTTGCTGGCCGAAGGCACCGCGCTCGCGACCAAACACGATCTCGATTCAGCGGCACAATACCTGCTCGGGCGGCAGGCGCAGCTTCGCCTGGAGCAGGGCCGGTTCAGAGAGGCCGAAACCATTGCGCAGGGCGTCATGAATCTGGAGCGCCTGGCGATGGTCATGCACCTGCCGGCCCTCACGGTACTCGGAAGGGTGCGCGTGCGACTAGGTGAGGCCGGTGGCTTGGATCTGCTCCAGCAAGCGCTCCAGGAAGGACTGGCGACCGGCGAGCTCCAACGGATCGTGCCAGTCCGCATGGCATTGGCAGAAGCCGCCTGGCTTGCCGAAGACCAGAGTGCCAGCCACGAACAGCTGACCGCGCTCGCCGCGATGGATCTCGATAACTTCCGCCCCTGGGATCTGGGCGAACTGGCCGTCTGGTGGCAGCGATGCGGCATGGCTGTGCCGCTGCCGACGTCGACCGCGCGGATACCCCTATGGCGATCCTCCGAACTCGGCGGCAATCCGCTGGCGGCGGCCAAGGAATGGGAACGCCTGGGGCTTCCCTATGAAGCAGCGCTTGCCCTGATGCAGGTTCGCGGAGCCGAAGCCGGGCCGGCACTGGCTCGTGCAGTGACCATATTCGAGTCGTTGGAGGCGCGTCCCGCCGCCTTGCTGGCGCGAAAGCGGGCGCAGCAGCTGGGTGTTGCAGCTCAGTTGCCGAAGACCCGCAGAGGGCCATACGGGGCGGCTCGCCGTCACCCCCTTGGCTTAACGCGGCACGAACAACAGGTGCTCGCCTTGATGGCAGAAGGCATGAGCAACAAGGAAGCTGCCCGGCGTTTGTCGCGCTCGCCGCGCACTGTCGAGCATCAGGTTTCCTCCGTCCTCGGCAAGTTCCACGCCGCCAACCGGATGGAAGTCCTCCTGCGCCTGCGCGGCGAGCCGTGGCTCCTGTCAGCCAGCGATGTGCCGTAA
- a CDS encoding c-type cytochrome, whose product MRGLQYLVLFAVVVFSFAGGGMFADGVAADRFYRVVDGKADARTYNGYRRYNAGCNHCHGPDGIGSSFASSLVDRPLGIEEFRRIVRNGRTSGGTSVMNGFANDPNFAPYIDDIYAYLQARAEGALGRGRPRRLEP is encoded by the coding sequence ATGCGTGGATTGCAGTATCTGGTTCTGTTCGCTGTCGTCGTCTTTAGCTTTGCAGGCGGGGGAATGTTCGCAGACGGGGTAGCCGCCGACAGGTTCTACAGAGTCGTCGACGGCAAGGCCGATGCGCGGACCTATAACGGCTATCGGCGTTATAATGCCGGCTGCAATCATTGCCACGGCCCCGATGGAATAGGCTCGAGCTTCGCATCCTCGCTCGTCGACCGGCCGCTCGGTATCGAGGAGTTCAGGCGCATCGTTCGCAACGGCCGGACCAGTGGCGGCACCTCGGTCATGAATGGCTTCGCCAATGATCCCAATTTCGCTCCCTATATCGACGACATCTACGCCTATCTGCAGGCCCGCGCCGAAGGCGCGCTTGGCCGCGGACGGCCTCGGCGATTGGAGCCGTAG
- a CDS encoding hydrolase: MPTNATPTPGSLLISPTDHALIMIDFQSQMAFATKSIDAVQLRNNAALVAHAAAGFKVPTILTTVAEKSFSGPMFGEITEAFPGQALLDRTSMNTWEDAAVIEKVNAIGKQRLVFCGLWTSVCIVGPTLSALDQGFEVYAIADACGDVSEEAHERAMERMVQAGVRPMTSLQYMLELQRDWARTETYDMTTGIAKKFGGAYGLGIIYAKTMFGASEGH; encoded by the coding sequence ATGCCGACGAACGCCACACCGACCCCTGGCTCCCTTCTGATATCGCCGACGGATCATGCGCTGATCATGATCGATTTCCAGTCGCAAATGGCCTTTGCGACGAAGTCGATCGACGCGGTGCAACTGCGCAACAATGCCGCGCTGGTGGCGCACGCGGCCGCAGGCTTCAAGGTGCCGACGATCCTCACGACCGTCGCCGAAAAGAGCTTTTCAGGCCCGATGTTCGGCGAGATCACAGAGGCCTTCCCGGGCCAGGCGCTGCTCGACCGCACCTCGATGAACACCTGGGAGGACGCGGCCGTCATCGAAAAGGTCAATGCCATCGGCAAACAGCGGCTGGTCTTCTGCGGACTGTGGACCTCCGTCTGCATTGTCGGACCGACGCTTTCGGCCCTCGACCAGGGCTTTGAAGTCTATGCGATCGCCGACGCCTGCGGCGACGTTTCGGAAGAGGCGCACGAGCGCGCCATGGAGCGCATGGTCCAGGCCGGTGTCAGGCCGATGACCTCGCTGCAATATATGCTGGAACTGCAGCGCGACTGGGCTCGCACCGAGACCTATGACATGACGACAGGCATCGCCAAGAAATTCGGCGGCGCCTACGGCCTCGGCATCATCTATGCCAAGACCATGTTCGGTGCGTCCGAAGGACACTGA